A genomic window from Serratia liquefaciens includes:
- the alsS gene encoding acetolactate synthase AlsS, producing the protein MNKAKTDNNWACGADLVVKNLEAQGVKHVFGIPGAKIDRVFDSLEDAPSIETVVVRHEANAAFMAAAVGRLTGKAGVALVTSGPGSSNLITGLATATSEGDAVVAFGGAVKRADNLKQTHQSMDTVSMFRPVTKYCAEVHAGSAISEVIANAFRHAEFGRPGASFVSLPMDIVNEPVSAPVLAGCRLPRMGAAAAEDIRAAVKLIQQAKCPVLLLGLQASRPENSEAVRQLLHRTHMPVVGTYQAAGVIDVNHFARFAGRVGLFNNQPADQLLQKADLVVSVGYGPIEYDPCMWNSQGRLKLVHIDVLPADIDTCYRPDVELVGNISATLDMMTEAFNSVVSVPAEVESILSDLGRQRTELAERAARRGGMPIHPLRIVKELQDIVSDDVTLCVDMGSFHIWIARYLYSFRARQLLISNGQQTMGVALPWAIGAALVRPGDKVVSISGDGGFMQSSMELETAVRLKNNIVHVIWVDNAYNMVEMQEVNKYRRKSGVEFGPIDFKAYAEACGAVGFAVQSVDDLRPMLRKAMEIQGPVVVAIPVDYADNYKLMAQMNFSQMI; encoded by the coding sequence ATGAACAAGGCAAAAACAGACAATAACTGGGCATGTGGCGCAGATTTGGTGGTGAAAAATCTGGAGGCGCAGGGGGTAAAACACGTATTCGGTATTCCGGGCGCCAAGATTGACCGGGTATTCGATTCGCTGGAAGACGCGCCGTCGATAGAAACGGTGGTGGTGCGCCACGAGGCCAACGCGGCGTTTATGGCGGCGGCGGTGGGGCGTTTGACCGGCAAGGCCGGGGTGGCGTTAGTGACCTCCGGGCCGGGCAGCTCCAACCTGATCACCGGGCTGGCGACCGCCACTTCGGAAGGGGATGCGGTCGTGGCGTTCGGCGGGGCGGTGAAGCGTGCCGACAACCTCAAACAGACTCACCAGAGTATGGACACCGTGAGTATGTTTCGACCGGTGACCAAGTATTGTGCCGAAGTGCATGCCGGTTCGGCGATTTCCGAAGTGATCGCCAACGCTTTCCGCCATGCCGAGTTCGGCCGTCCGGGGGCGTCTTTCGTCAGTTTGCCGATGGATATCGTCAATGAGCCGGTCAGTGCGCCGGTGCTGGCGGGGTGCCGGCTGCCGCGAATGGGGGCCGCCGCTGCCGAGGATATTCGCGCTGCGGTTAAGCTGATCCAACAGGCGAAATGCCCGGTGCTGTTGCTGGGTCTGCAGGCCAGCCGCCCGGAAAACAGCGAGGCGGTGCGCCAACTGCTGCATCGTACCCATATGCCGGTGGTGGGGACCTACCAGGCGGCAGGGGTGATCGACGTTAATCATTTTGCGCGCTTTGCCGGCCGCGTCGGGTTGTTCAATAACCAACCCGCCGACCAGTTGTTACAGAAGGCCGATTTGGTGGTCAGCGTCGGCTATGGCCCGATCGAGTACGATCCCTGCATGTGGAACAGCCAGGGGCGATTGAAACTGGTGCATATCGACGTGCTGCCGGCGGACATCGATACCTGCTATCGCCCGGACGTTGAGCTGGTGGGCAATATCAGCGCCACACTCGACATGATGACCGAAGCCTTTAACAGCGTGGTGAGCGTGCCGGCCGAAGTGGAGTCGATCCTCAGCGATCTTGGTCGTCAGCGTACCGAACTGGCGGAACGTGCCGCACGGCGCGGCGGTATGCCAATCCACCCGCTGCGCATCGTCAAAGAGCTGCAGGATATCGTCAGCGACGACGTGACGCTGTGCGTGGACATGGGCAGTTTCCACATCTGGATTGCGCGTTACCTTTACAGCTTCCGGGCGCGCCAACTGCTGATTTCCAACGGCCAGCAGACCATGGGGGTGGCGCTGCCGTGGGCCATCGGCGCGGCGCTGGTGCGGCCGGGCGACAAAGTGGTGTCAATTTCCGGCGACGGCGGTTTTATGCAGTCGAGCATGGAACTGGAAACCGCCGTGCGGCTGAAAAATAACATCGTGCACGTGATTTGGGTGGATAACGCCTACAACATGGTGGAAATGCAGGAGGTGAACAAATACCGGCGCAAATCCGGGGTGGAATTCGGCCCTATCGATTTTAAAGCCTATGCCGAAGCGTGCGGGGCGGTCGGGTTTGCGGTGCAGTCGGTGGATGACCTGCGGCCCATGCTGCGCAAGGCGATGGAAATTCAGGGGCCGGTCGTGGTGGCCATTCCGGTCGATTATGCCGACAACTACAAGCTGATGGCGCAGATGAACTTCAGCCAGATGATTTAA
- the budA gene encoding acetolactate decarboxylase has product MNEDQGCSCAQHLAQGFARQSLSVGEGEIYQISLMSALISGVYEGEVTIAELLKHGNFGLGTFNHLDGELIAFDQEIHQLRADGSARPASLQQKTPFAVVTFFQPSVTQHFDRPITKAQLHQCIDEQVASPNLFCALRVDGEFSHVETRTVPRQERPYRPMLEAIEEQPTFAFQRRQGTLVGFRSPDYMQGVGVAGYHEHFVTDDRNGGGHVLDYQLDHGRLQFGVITRLNLQLPHDADFLRANLCPEDLDSAIRSAEG; this is encoded by the coding sequence ATGAACGAAGACCAAGGGTGTTCCTGCGCGCAGCATTTGGCGCAAGGGTTTGCCAGGCAGTCGCTGAGCGTTGGGGAGGGCGAGATCTATCAAATCTCGCTGATGAGCGCATTAATCAGCGGCGTTTACGAAGGGGAGGTCACCATTGCCGAATTGCTCAAACACGGCAACTTTGGCCTGGGAACGTTCAATCACCTCGACGGTGAGCTGATCGCCTTCGACCAGGAAATTCACCAGTTGCGCGCCGACGGTAGCGCACGACCGGCCAGCTTGCAGCAGAAAACCCCGTTTGCCGTTGTCACCTTTTTCCAACCTAGCGTCACCCAACACTTCGACCGTCCGATCACCAAGGCGCAGTTGCACCAGTGCATCGATGAGCAGGTGGCTTCGCCGAACCTGTTCTGCGCGCTGCGGGTCGACGGCGAGTTCAGCCATGTGGAAACCCGCACCGTGCCGCGCCAAGAGCGGCCTTATCGTCCGATGCTGGAGGCGATAGAAGAGCAGCCGACCTTCGCCTTCCAGCGACGTCAGGGCACCCTGGTGGGCTTCCGTTCGCCTGATTATATGCAGGGCGTTGGCGTGGCCGGTTATCACGAGCACTTTGTCACCGACGATCGCAACGGTGGCGGTCACGTGCTGGATTACCAACTTGATCATGGTCGCCTGCAATTTGGCGTGATCACCCGCCTCAATCTTCAACTGCCGCATGATGCGGATTTTCTGCGCGCCAACCTCTGTCCCGAGGATTTGGATAGCGCAATTCGTTCTGCCGAGGGTTAA
- a CDS encoding LysR family transcriptional regulator, producing the protein MNDARYVEHLPIFLEVALLGSFSAAARKLGRVPSSLVRHIDALENALDTTLFIRSTRGLMLTDAGERLQARASTLLTDITDIRAELASWNDMPQGTLRISCLPTFGKTYILPLLPTLAERYPQLFVDLDLTERQTDPTQELLDAAIRIGEQKDSGLYASRIATQRWVMCASPDYIARYGQPADLNALPQHRLIARYHKQQPACWAQILSVPLMSRCSMVLRCDDFTAQRQAALLGLGLTFLPNWVVGPDIQAGRLLQVLEDPRQEQQGIYLLRPVAKVSARLNLFITLLKQSIGQPPSWE; encoded by the coding sequence ATGAATGACGCCCGCTATGTTGAACATCTGCCGATATTTCTCGAGGTGGCCCTGTTGGGCAGCTTCTCCGCCGCCGCTCGCAAGCTGGGAAGGGTGCCTTCTTCGCTGGTGCGCCACATTGATGCGCTGGAAAACGCCCTGGACACTACGCTGTTTATCCGTTCCACGCGGGGTCTGATGCTGACGGATGCGGGTGAAAGGCTGCAGGCGCGAGCAAGCACGCTGCTGACGGATATCACCGACATCCGCGCCGAACTGGCTTCGTGGAATGACATGCCGCAAGGCACGCTGCGTATCAGCTGCCTGCCCACCTTCGGCAAAACCTATATCCTGCCGCTGTTGCCGACGCTGGCTGAACGCTACCCGCAATTGTTTGTCGACCTGGATTTGACCGAACGCCAAACCGATCCGACCCAGGAACTGTTGGATGCCGCCATCCGCATCGGCGAACAGAAAGACAGCGGGCTGTATGCCAGCCGCATAGCGACCCAGCGCTGGGTGATGTGCGCCAGCCCTGATTATATTGCCCGTTACGGACAGCCGGCCGACCTCAATGCGTTGCCGCAACATCGGCTGATTGCCCGCTACCATAAGCAACAACCGGCCTGTTGGGCGCAAATCCTCAGCGTTCCGCTGATGAGCCGCTGCAGCATGGTGCTGCGCTGTGACGACTTTACGGCTCAGCGCCAGGCGGCGCTGCTGGGGCTGGGGCTCACCTTTTTGCCCAACTGGGTGGTTGGGCCGGATATTCAGGCCGGCCGCTTGCTGCAGGTGTTGGAAGACCCTCGCCAGGAGCAACAGGGCATTTACCTGTTACGCCCGGTGGCGAAGGTGTCCGCTCGGCTGAACCTGTTTATTACTCTGTTAAAACAAAGCATCGGTCAGCCGCCGAGCTGGGAGTAG
- the eutC gene encoding ethanolamine ammonia-lyase subunit EutC produces the protein MSKPVHVNRWDALRAFTDARIALGRTGSSLPTEELLKFGLAHAQARDAVHQPFDSDTLAGTLQEQGWQTLTVHSQAADRTAYLRRPDLGRRLAPDSRSLLLGLPEKPADLLLVVADGLSSKAVHRQALPLLQALRPYLDELGLSVAPVVLAHQSRVALGDDIGECLQARAVAMLIGERPGLSSPDSLGIYLTWGPNTRRRESERNCISNVRPEGLDHPQAAFKLAWLLEQAFQRRLTGVELKDESDNPALQGRVSPRYSQLGG, from the coding sequence ATGAGCAAACCGGTGCACGTTAACCGTTGGGACGCATTGCGCGCCTTTACCGATGCGCGCATTGCATTGGGGCGTACCGGCTCCAGCCTGCCTACGGAGGAGTTGCTTAAATTCGGCTTGGCGCATGCGCAAGCGCGTGATGCGGTACATCAGCCGTTTGATAGCGATACGCTGGCCGGGACCTTGCAGGAGCAAGGTTGGCAAACCTTGACGGTGCACAGTCAGGCCGCCGATCGCACCGCCTATCTCCGGCGGCCGGATCTCGGGCGGCGTTTGGCTCCCGACAGCCGCAGCCTGCTGCTGGGCCTGCCGGAAAAACCGGCCGATCTGCTGCTGGTGGTGGCGGACGGCTTGTCCTCCAAGGCAGTGCACCGTCAGGCGCTACCTTTGTTGCAGGCGCTGCGACCTTATCTCGATGAGCTGGGGCTTTCGGTTGCCCCAGTGGTATTGGCACACCAATCGCGGGTCGCGCTGGGGGATGATATCGGCGAGTGTTTGCAGGCCAGAGCGGTGGCGATGTTGATCGGCGAGCGGCCGGGCTTATCGTCGCCGGACAGCCTCGGTATTTACCTCACCTGGGGGCCGAACACCCGGCGGCGCGAGTCGGAGCGCAACTGTATCTCCAACGTGCGTCCGGAAGGCCTCGATCACCCACAGGCGGCGTTTAAACTGGCCTGGCTGCTGGAGCAGGCTTTCCAGCGTCGACTGACCGGGGTGGAACTGAAAGACGAAAGTGACAACCCGGCGCTGCAGGGGCGGGTTTCCCCGCGCTACTCCCAGCTCGGCGGCTGA
- a CDS encoding ethanolamine ammonia-lyase subunit EutB, whose translation MYQATLSRRSYRFRDLRQLLAKASPARSGDYLAELAADSAEERMAARIALADVPLKTFLQQLLVPYEQDEVTRLIVDSHDALAFAPISHLTVGDFRDWLLSEQADSAMLARVAAGITPEMAAAVSKLMRNQDLILVAKKCRVITRFRNTLGLPGRLSVRLQPNHPTDSLQGIAASMLDGLLYGSGDAVVGINPASDSLPLLEKLNYMLDDVIQRFAIPTQSCVLTHVTNTLRLMERGAPVDLVFQSIAGTEAANQGFGINLALLAEAQQAALSLNRGTLGNNVMYFETGQGSCLSSNAHHGVDQQTCEARAYAVARHFSPLLINTVVGFIGPEYLYDGKQIIRAGLEDHFCGKLLGLPLGCDVCYTNHAEADQDDMDTLLTLLATAGLTFLIGVPGADDIMLNYQSTSFHDALYIRELLGLKHAPEFADWLTKMQITDERGQLRDTAANHPLLLALQGENR comes from the coding sequence ATGTATCAGGCCACGCTTAGCCGGCGCAGCTACCGTTTCAGAGATTTACGCCAGTTGTTGGCCAAGGCGTCACCGGCACGTTCCGGCGATTATCTGGCGGAGCTGGCGGCGGATAGCGCAGAAGAACGCATGGCGGCGCGCATCGCATTGGCGGATGTACCGCTGAAAACCTTCCTCCAGCAGCTGCTGGTGCCCTATGAACAAGATGAGGTCACACGGCTGATTGTCGATAGCCACGATGCGCTGGCCTTTGCGCCGATATCGCACCTGACGGTGGGGGATTTCCGCGATTGGCTCCTGAGCGAGCAGGCGGACAGCGCGATGCTGGCACGGGTGGCTGCCGGTATTACACCGGAAATGGCGGCGGCAGTGAGTAAATTGATGCGCAATCAGGATCTTATCCTGGTGGCGAAGAAGTGCCGGGTCATCACGCGTTTTCGCAATACCCTCGGCCTGCCGGGGCGGCTTAGCGTGCGGTTGCAACCGAATCATCCTACCGACAGCCTGCAGGGCATTGCCGCCAGTATGCTTGACGGCCTGCTGTATGGCAGCGGCGACGCGGTGGTGGGGATCAATCCGGCCAGCGACAGCTTGCCGCTGTTGGAAAAGCTCAATTACATGCTGGACGATGTGATCCAGCGCTTCGCCATTCCGACGCAATCCTGCGTGCTGACCCATGTGACCAATACGCTGCGGCTGATGGAGCGTGGTGCGCCGGTGGATTTGGTGTTCCAGTCGATCGCGGGTACCGAAGCGGCCAATCAGGGGTTCGGCATCAATCTGGCGCTGCTGGCGGAAGCGCAGCAGGCGGCACTGAGCCTCAATCGCGGCACGTTAGGCAATAACGTCATGTATTTCGAAACCGGGCAGGGCAGCTGTTTGTCGTCCAATGCGCACCACGGTGTCGATCAGCAAACCTGCGAAGCGCGGGCCTATGCGGTGGCACGTCATTTCTCCCCGCTGTTGATCAACACCGTGGTCGGGTTTATCGGCCCGGAATATCTGTACGATGGTAAACAGATTATCCGTGCCGGATTGGAGGATCATTTTTGCGGCAAGCTACTCGGGCTGCCGCTGGGGTGCGACGTGTGTTACACCAATCACGCGGAGGCGGATCAGGACGACATGGACACGCTGCTGACGCTGTTGGCCACCGCCGGGCTGACCTTCCTGATTGGCGTGCCGGGCGCGGACGACATCATGCTCAATTATCAAAGCACTTCATTCCACGACGCGTTGTATATCCGCGAATTGTTGGGGCTGAAACACGCGCCGGAGTTTGCCGACTGGCTGACCAAAATGCAGATTACCGACGAACGAGGCCAACTGCGTGATACCGCCGCCAATCACCCCTTGTTACTGGCGTTGCAGGGAGAGAATCGATGA
- a CDS encoding nucleotidyltransferase family protein: protein MTRQQKIIQWLQQDDERMMALRTARRLGLNDWCLGAGFVRNLVWDQRHGYATSTPLNDIDVIHFDPQRPEAERDHMLETRLQEWLPQPWSVKNQARMHLRSGRAPYRNSEDAISFWTEVETAVGARLNADDSITLVAPLGLEGLFADTITYNAKNGDIDAYEQRVASKGWLQRWPRLRQIRQ, encoded by the coding sequence ATGACCCGGCAGCAGAAAATTATCCAATGGTTACAGCAAGATGATGAAAGAATGATGGCTTTGCGCACTGCGCGACGCCTCGGGCTGAATGACTGGTGCCTGGGGGCCGGTTTTGTGCGCAATCTGGTCTGGGACCAACGCCACGGTTACGCTACGTCTACGCCGCTCAACGACATCGACGTGATCCATTTCGACCCACAGCGCCCGGAGGCGGAACGTGACCACATGCTGGAAACGCGGCTGCAAGAGTGGCTGCCACAGCCCTGGTCTGTGAAAAACCAGGCGCGTATGCATTTGCGTAGCGGTCGAGCCCCTTATCGCAATAGCGAAGACGCCATCAGTTTTTGGACCGAGGTGGAAACGGCAGTAGGTGCCCGCCTGAATGCGGACGACAGCATCACGCTGGTAGCGCCGTTAGGTCTCGAAGGGCTGTTTGCTGACACCATCACCTACAATGCCAAAAACGGTGACATCGACGCCTATGAACAGCGGGTCGCCAGTAAAGGATGGCTGCAGCGCTGGCCGCGCTTGCGGCAAATCCGTCAGTAA
- a CDS encoding FlxA-like family protein produces the protein MSTSITMIVPVKNTVPGVSNVFSAPGNKGQVLMAKPVHQQPEGDKSKETQQAGAGDRVNLSDSSASARIKVLNKQIQALQQKLVDLKDSDSDPKEIEKQKQLIQAQIKMLQAEIARIQKEEMEKQQAEQMAKANENIASAKGDGINRPTAANAVDVYI, from the coding sequence ATGTCGACCAGCATTACCATGATTGTTCCGGTGAAAAACACCGTACCCGGCGTCAGCAACGTTTTTAGTGCCCCCGGGAATAAGGGCCAGGTGCTGATGGCCAAGCCGGTGCATCAGCAGCCTGAAGGCGACAAATCCAAAGAAACCCAACAGGCTGGCGCTGGCGATCGGGTTAATCTTTCCGACAGCAGCGCTTCGGCACGGATCAAGGTGCTGAACAAACAAATTCAGGCTCTGCAACAAAAGCTGGTGGATCTGAAGGATTCGGACAGCGATCCCAAAGAGATAGAAAAGCAGAAACAGCTGATTCAGGCGCAGATCAAAATGCTGCAGGCCGAGATCGCGCGCATTCAAAAAGAAGAGATGGAAAAACAGCAGGCCGAGCAGATGGCTAAAGCCAACGAGAACATTGCCTCCGCCAAGGGCGACGGCATCAACCGCCCGACGGCCGCCAATGCCGTGGATGTGTATATCTGA
- a CDS encoding LysR family transcriptional regulator — MNYSIKQLRVFVAIARHRSFSRAGEAIGLTQSAVSHSVKELEAEVGVRLLDRTTREVVLTDAGQRLANRVERLLDELQSSLLDARSFGVQRSGTVRVASSQTISAHLMPQCIAAGEKQYPDIRIMLRDQAQQQVLHSIRNAEVDFGIVVDPVQVVDLDCEPILHEPFLLLCRNDHPFAGLAEVHWSALNGSRLVLQDYASGSRPLIDSALRQQGVEAKVVQEIGHPATLFPMVAAGIGISIFPALALPLPEGGQLKVRRLVPEINRALMLVRRKNRSLTPAAEVIWQVVAQQAALLQQQRRQQADY, encoded by the coding sequence ATGAATTACTCGATTAAGCAGCTCAGGGTTTTTGTCGCCATCGCCCGCCATCGCAGTTTCAGCCGCGCCGGTGAGGCCATTGGCCTGACTCAGTCGGCGGTCAGCCACAGCGTGAAAGAGCTGGAGGCGGAGGTCGGCGTTCGCCTGCTCGATCGCACGACCCGAGAAGTGGTGCTGACCGACGCCGGGCAGCGGCTGGCCAACCGCGTCGAGCGCTTGCTGGATGAGCTGCAGTCGTCATTGCTGGATGCACGCAGCTTCGGCGTGCAGCGGAGCGGTACGGTGCGGGTGGCCTCCAGCCAAACCATCTCCGCTCACCTGATGCCGCAGTGTATTGCGGCAGGGGAAAAACAGTACCCGGATATTCGCATTATGCTTCGCGACCAGGCACAACAGCAGGTTCTGCACAGCATTCGCAACGCCGAGGTGGATTTTGGCATCGTGGTGGATCCGGTACAGGTCGTGGATCTGGACTGCGAGCCTATCCTGCATGAACCCTTCCTGCTGCTGTGTCGTAACGATCATCCCTTCGCCGGGCTGGCCGAGGTGCACTGGTCGGCGCTGAACGGCAGTCGTCTGGTGCTGCAGGATTATGCCTCCGGCAGTCGGCCGCTGATTGACAGCGCGCTGCGTCAGCAAGGGGTGGAGGCGAAGGTGGTGCAGGAGATTGGCCACCCGGCGACGCTGTTCCCGATGGTGGCGGCAGGTATCGGCATCAGTATTTTTCCGGCGCTGGCGTTACCGCTGCCGGAAGGGGGGCAATTGAAGGTGCGTCGGCTGGTGCCGGAAATAAACCGCGCGCTGATGTTGGTGCGGCGTAAAAATCGCTCGCTGACCCCGGCGGCAGAAGTTATCTGGCAGGTGGTGGCGCAGCAGGCGGCGTTACTGCAGCAACAGCGCCGACAGCAAGCGGACTACTGA
- a CDS encoding bile acid:sodium symporter family protein translates to MRFLPDRFTLTLIATVLLASFLPARGEFVGWLNALTIAAIALLFFMHGAKLSREAILAGSNNWRLHLWVMFSTFIIFPALGVLFKWWSPVNVSPELYSGFIYLCILPATVQSAIAFTSLAGGNVAAAVCSASASSLLGIFVSPLLVGLLMNVHGETGSLQQVGSIVLQLLVPFVAGHLSRPLIGKWIERNRKLIGKTDQTSILLVVYAAFSEAVTHGIWHQVGLGSLVFIVVGSLVLLTIVLVVNTYMARWLGFSKADEITIVFCGSKKSLANGIPMANILFPAATVGIMVLPLMVFHQVQLMTCAVLARRYQKKQQEKQAVPNAETARG, encoded by the coding sequence ATGAGATTCTTGCCCGATCGCTTTACCCTGACGTTGATCGCCACCGTGCTGCTGGCTTCGTTCCTGCCGGCGCGCGGCGAGTTCGTCGGCTGGCTGAATGCGTTGACCATCGCCGCCATCGCCCTGCTGTTCTTTATGCACGGCGCCAAGCTGTCGCGCGAAGCCATTCTGGCCGGCAGCAACAACTGGCGGCTGCACCTGTGGGTGATGTTCAGCACCTTCATTATTTTCCCGGCGCTGGGCGTACTGTTTAAATGGTGGTCGCCGGTCAACGTCAGTCCGGAGCTGTATTCCGGTTTTATTTATCTGTGCATTCTGCCCGCCACCGTGCAATCGGCCATCGCCTTTACTTCATTGGCGGGCGGCAACGTGGCGGCGGCGGTGTGCAGCGCTTCGGCCTCAAGCCTGCTGGGGATTTTCGTTTCGCCCCTGCTGGTCGGGCTGCTGATGAACGTTCACGGAGAGACCGGCAGCCTGCAGCAGGTGGGTTCCATCGTCCTGCAGCTGTTAGTGCCCTTTGTGGCCGGTCACCTGTCGCGCCCGCTGATTGGCAAATGGATTGAACGCAACCGCAAGCTGATCGGCAAGACCGATCAGACCTCGATCCTGTTGGTGGTTTACGCGGCCTTCAGCGAAGCCGTTACGCACGGTATCTGGCATCAGGTCGGTCTGGGATCGCTGGTGTTTATCGTGGTGGGTAGCCTGGTGCTGCTGACGATCGTGCTGGTGGTGAACACTTACATGGCGCGCTGGCTGGGCTTTAGTAAAGCCGATGAGATAACCATCGTGTTCTGCGGTTCGAAGAAAAGCCTGGCGAACGGTATCCCAATGGCCAATATCCTGTTCCCGGCCGCTACCGTGGGGATTATGGTGTTGCCGCTGATGGTGTTCCACCAGGTCCAGCTGATGACCTGCGCCGTGCTGGCACGCCGCTATCAAAAGAAACAGCAGGAAAAACAGGCGGTGCCAAACGCCGAAACGGCGCGGGGATAA
- a CDS encoding DUF3820 family protein → MEKENLLEIANTVMPFGKYQGRVLIDLPEEYLLWFARKGEFPNGKLGMLMEMTLAIKIEGLDHLVKPLKKS, encoded by the coding sequence ATGGAAAAAGAGAACCTGCTGGAAATCGCCAATACCGTGATGCCATTCGGCAAATACCAAGGGCGGGTGCTGATTGACCTGCCCGAGGAATACCTGCTGTGGTTTGCCCGCAAGGGGGAGTTCCCGAACGGCAAGCTCGGCATGCTGATGGAAATGACGCTGGCGATTAAAATCGAAGGGCTCGACCACCTGGTCAAGCCGCTGAAGAAAAGCTGA